One genomic window of Pelagicoccus enzymogenes includes the following:
- a CDS encoding glutamine--tRNA ligase/YqeY domain fusion protein — protein sequence MTDEKPSNFIRDIIDEELAAGKHSQVVTRFPPEPNGFLHIGHAFAIGVSYGIAQDYKGRFHLRFDDTNPAKEETKYVEAIKEDLKWLGADWGENLFFTSDYFQQLFDWACLLIEEGKAYVDDLTPEQMREYRGSLTEPGKNSPFRDRSAEENLELFKQMANGDFDEGQKVLRAKIDMAHPNMNMRDPVLYRILKAHHHRTGDKWKIYPSYDFAHGQGDAIEGITHSLCSLEFEYHRPLYNWFIENLPVPHTPRQIEFARLNVEYIVTSKRKLLQLVNENHVHGWDDPRMPTVAGLRRRGYTPDAIKEFCERAGVAKRERVNEYALLEYCLRQDLEDKAIRRMAVLDPLKVVIENFPEETEYYEGPNHPADEGRGVRKVPLTREIYIERDDFMEDPPKKFFRLGPGREVRLRYACYITCTDVIKDADGNILELRATFDPESRGGSTPDGRKVKGTIHWVSATDNVEIEARHYEQLFTKADPDDIEEGQTFLDNLNPESETTLRCFGEPELANAQAEEPIQFERKGYYVLDTDSKDGNLVFNRSVGLRDSWGKKQGK from the coding sequence ATGACAGACGAAAAGCCATCGAACTTCATCCGCGACATCATCGACGAGGAGCTTGCCGCCGGCAAGCACAGCCAGGTTGTCACTCGCTTCCCGCCCGAACCTAACGGCTTCCTGCACATCGGGCACGCCTTCGCGATCGGAGTTTCCTACGGCATCGCCCAAGACTACAAGGGTCGCTTCCACCTGCGTTTCGACGATACCAACCCCGCCAAGGAGGAGACTAAGTACGTCGAGGCAATCAAGGAAGACCTCAAGTGGCTAGGCGCCGACTGGGGAGAAAACCTCTTCTTCACTTCCGACTATTTCCAGCAGCTCTTCGATTGGGCCTGCCTGCTCATCGAGGAAGGCAAAGCCTACGTGGACGACCTGACTCCCGAGCAAATGCGCGAGTACCGCGGTAGCTTGACCGAGCCCGGAAAGAATTCTCCCTTCCGCGATCGCTCAGCAGAGGAGAACCTGGAGCTCTTCAAGCAGATGGCGAACGGCGATTTCGACGAAGGACAAAAGGTGTTGCGAGCAAAGATCGACATGGCTCATCCCAACATGAACATGCGCGACCCCGTCCTCTACCGCATCCTCAAGGCCCACCACCACCGCACCGGCGACAAGTGGAAGATCTACCCGTCTTACGACTTTGCCCACGGCCAAGGCGACGCCATCGAAGGCATCACCCATTCGCTTTGTTCGTTGGAGTTCGAATACCATCGTCCGCTCTACAACTGGTTCATCGAAAACCTGCCCGTACCGCACACGCCTCGCCAAATCGAGTTCGCGCGCTTGAACGTTGAATACATCGTAACCAGCAAGCGAAAACTGCTGCAGCTGGTGAACGAAAACCACGTGCACGGCTGGGACGATCCTCGCATGCCCACCGTGGCGGGCCTGCGCCGTCGCGGCTACACGCCAGACGCCATCAAGGAATTTTGCGAGCGGGCAGGCGTAGCCAAGCGCGAACGCGTCAACGAGTATGCGCTGCTCGAATACTGTCTTCGCCAAGACCTCGAGGACAAAGCGATCCGCCGCATGGCGGTGCTCGATCCCCTGAAGGTCGTCATCGAAAACTTCCCAGAAGAAACCGAATACTACGAGGGCCCGAACCACCCAGCCGACGAAGGACGCGGCGTTCGCAAAGTACCTCTAACAAGGGAAATCTACATCGAGCGAGACGACTTCATGGAAGATCCGCCAAAGAAGTTTTTCAGGCTCGGGCCGGGCCGCGAAGTGCGGTTGCGCTACGCTTGCTACATCACTTGCACCGACGTCATCAAGGACGCGGACGGCAACATCTTGGAATTGAGGGCGACTTTCGATCCCGAATCCCGGGGCGGCTCCACGCCGGATGGACGTAAAGTCAAGGGCACTATCCACTGGGTCAGCGCCACGGACAACGTCGAAATCGAAGCGCGCCACTACGAACAGCTTTTCACCAAAGCGGATCCCGACGACATCGAAGAAGGCCAAACCTTCCTCGACAACCTGAACCCGGAATCGGAAACCACCTTGCGTTGCTTCGGCGAACCTGAGCTCGCCAACGCGCAAGCCGAGGAACCGATCCAGTTCGAACGCAAAGGCTACTACGTTTTGGATACGGACAGCAAAGACGGGAACCTCGTCTTCAACCGCTCCGTCGGCCTGCGCGACAGCTGGGGCAAGAAGCAAGGCAAGTAG
- a CDS encoding UDP-N-acetylmuramate--L-alanine ligase, with translation MRIYFLGIAGTAMGNAALLLRAMGHEVLGCDQAIYPPMSTLLEDAGIEIMQGYSVERLQELAPDLVVVGNAYSRGNEEVEFLLENRSIEYTSLPEVLRRFVLSKRNNIVVTGTHGKTTTTAITSFLLEQASQDPGYMIGGAPIDPARGWRVGYEGGPFVIEGDEYDSAFFDKRSKFIHYQPRIVILNNLEFDHADIFRDLQDVKRTFSHLLRLVPKSGYVLLNADDENALSLTGLDFTTVYRVGTAHDADLRIENYETTAEGSRFDLIWQGQKWASVEWGMTGLFNARNAAMASLAAALTSGSVVDFDAGALSRFRGVKRRQQLRVERDDLTVVEDFGHHATAVRDTLSALRSRFKDTRIVACFEPRSNTSRLEMMRAPTIAALELADIAYIGAVKSRNSAGVELMDTRSLAADLQAAGTEARAFESNEELFAALQPLSSRQDRKTLVIFFTNGSFGGVIERFVAECG, from the coding sequence ATGCGGATCTATTTTTTGGGCATAGCGGGAACAGCGATGGGCAACGCGGCCCTGCTTTTGCGGGCCATGGGGCATGAGGTGCTGGGCTGCGACCAAGCGATCTACCCGCCGATGAGCACCTTGCTGGAAGACGCGGGCATCGAGATCATGCAGGGCTACAGCGTTGAGCGTCTACAGGAGTTGGCTCCGGACTTGGTGGTGGTGGGCAATGCTTATTCTCGGGGCAACGAGGAGGTGGAATTTTTGCTGGAAAACCGCTCCATCGAATACACGTCTTTGCCGGAGGTGCTGCGTCGTTTCGTGCTGAGCAAGCGTAACAACATTGTGGTGACAGGCACGCATGGGAAGACCACAACCACTGCGATCACTTCCTTTTTGCTGGAGCAAGCGAGCCAGGATCCGGGCTACATGATCGGTGGGGCGCCTATCGATCCGGCTCGCGGTTGGCGGGTTGGCTACGAAGGCGGACCGTTCGTGATCGAGGGCGACGAGTATGACAGCGCTTTTTTCGACAAGCGCAGCAAGTTCATCCACTACCAGCCTCGGATCGTAATTCTCAACAACCTGGAATTCGATCACGCGGACATTTTTCGCGACTTGCAGGACGTGAAGCGGACCTTCTCGCATTTGCTGCGTCTGGTTCCGAAAAGTGGATACGTGCTGTTGAACGCGGACGACGAAAATGCACTTTCGCTTACCGGCTTGGACTTTACGACGGTATATCGGGTGGGAACCGCCCACGACGCTGATCTACGTATCGAGAATTACGAGACGACGGCTGAGGGCTCTCGCTTCGATTTGATCTGGCAAGGACAGAAATGGGCTTCGGTGGAGTGGGGGATGACGGGGCTTTTTAATGCACGCAACGCGGCCATGGCGAGTCTGGCGGCGGCGTTGACGAGCGGCAGCGTTGTCGATTTCGATGCGGGCGCTTTGTCGCGTTTCCGCGGTGTTAAGCGTCGCCAGCAGCTGCGTGTGGAGCGTGACGATTTGACGGTGGTCGAGGATTTCGGGCACCATGCCACGGCCGTGCGAGATACGCTGTCGGCCTTGCGTAGCCGTTTTAAGGATACGCGAATTGTGGCCTGTTTCGAGCCGCGCAGCAATACTTCCCGTTTGGAGATGATGCGGGCGCCTACGATTGCGGCCCTCGAGTTGGCGGACATAGCGTATATCGGCGCGGTCAAGAGCCGCAACAGCGCTGGAGTGGAGCTGATGGATACGCGGTCCTTGGCGGCGGATTTGCAAGCGGCCGGTACGGAGGCGCGGGCCTTCGAGAGCAACGAGGAGTTGTTCGCAGCCTTGCAGCCGTTGAGCTCGCGGCAGGATCGGAAGACCTTGGTCATTTTCTTCACCAATGGATCGTTTGGCGGAGTGATCGAGCGCTTCGTGGCGGAGTGCGGGTAG
- a CDS encoding tetratricopeptide repeat protein has product MKNVVSKVSTFLAVASVATLQSSFADVNGEITENNLETGAFTVTVDAKAEVAVGELIVALSEVEGKKVEIGTGEVTAVADGSITAIFDSEDVAVGMAALVKQFAPEHEADHMSAIPDDTYAVVKAVPDEELDAPAAAKACRDAIAEYPEESRFYAQLGRALQVDGKPASAILQYEKAIELRPDYPVALHNLAKLRFYGPEELRDFDVARKHFNKAAELGFAASLPVIGTMMRDAMGGERDFAAAVNWFSVAAEQGNSFSQNALAECFENGWGIDQDISKALLWYRSSAELGYVPAYRNLGRVFQKGIGVTANDRKAFDWYSRAAEKDDVESQFRVGQAFLAGKGVVHSEEYGIEWLTKAADAGHAQAMSAIASYYYARGDSKNGEFDLAAAWYKKAASKGDAVAQFSLGSMFENGDGIKRDKDSAINWYRQAARQGHSESQKRLVKLKADW; this is encoded by the coding sequence ATGAAAAACGTCGTTAGCAAAGTTAGCACTTTTCTCGCAGTAGCGTCGGTCGCGACGCTGCAGTCGTCATTCGCCGATGTGAATGGCGAAATCACTGAAAACAACCTGGAGACCGGCGCCTTTACGGTGACGGTCGATGCCAAGGCGGAAGTTGCGGTCGGCGAGCTGATCGTTGCCCTTAGTGAAGTGGAGGGCAAGAAGGTTGAAATTGGAACCGGTGAAGTCACGGCCGTAGCCGATGGATCTATCACCGCAATTTTCGATTCGGAGGACGTCGCGGTCGGCATGGCTGCTCTCGTCAAGCAGTTCGCTCCCGAGCACGAAGCCGACCACATGTCAGCTATCCCTGACGACACTTACGCGGTCGTCAAAGCCGTACCGGATGAGGAGCTCGATGCTCCTGCCGCCGCCAAGGCCTGCCGCGACGCGATCGCGGAATATCCAGAGGAGTCCCGCTTCTACGCTCAGCTCGGCCGTGCTCTCCAAGTAGATGGCAAGCCAGCCAGCGCGATTCTCCAGTACGAGAAGGCGATAGAGCTTCGTCCCGACTATCCGGTCGCTTTGCACAATCTCGCCAAGCTCCGTTTTTACGGTCCGGAAGAGCTCCGCGACTTCGATGTTGCCCGCAAGCACTTCAACAAGGCTGCGGAACTCGGTTTTGCCGCCTCCCTTCCCGTAATCGGCACCATGATGCGTGACGCGATGGGTGGCGAACGAGACTTCGCTGCCGCGGTCAATTGGTTTTCCGTTGCGGCCGAGCAAGGTAACTCTTTTTCCCAGAATGCTCTGGCCGAGTGTTTTGAAAATGGCTGGGGCATCGACCAGGACATCAGCAAGGCTCTCTTGTGGTATCGCAGCTCGGCAGAGCTCGGATACGTGCCTGCCTACCGTAACCTCGGTCGCGTTTTCCAAAAGGGAATCGGCGTGACTGCCAATGATCGCAAGGCTTTCGACTGGTACTCTCGCGCCGCTGAAAAGGACGACGTCGAGTCTCAGTTCCGAGTCGGCCAAGCTTTCCTCGCCGGCAAGGGCGTTGTGCACAGCGAAGAGTACGGCATCGAGTGGTTGACCAAGGCTGCGGACGCGGGGCACGCCCAAGCGATGAGCGCGATCGCCTCTTACTACTACGCTCGTGGCGATTCCAAGAACGGCGAATTCGACCTCGCTGCCGCTTGGTACAAGAAGGCTGCGTCCAAGGGCGACGCGGTCGCTCAGTTCAGCCTCGGTTCCATGTTTGAGAACGGAGATGGCATCAAGCGCGACAAGGACTCAGCGATCAACTGGTACCGCCAAGCGGCCCGCCAGGGACACAGCGAATCACAGAAGCGCCTCGTCAAGCTCAAGGCTGACTGGTAA
- a CDS encoding Fur family transcriptional regulator, whose protein sequence is MRFGHVTIDDCREKFKSYLVKHNLRMTGQRMAIFEAVFKETSHFTAEELLDKAREIDRTVSRATVYRSLPILVEGNLVREVDIGSSTMYYMPNTEEDPHKAQVICNDCQKIFEISAPFLQWYGNSVSGKLGLTPISQRLQVTASCEELKANGVCKKGNEVPEQ, encoded by the coding sequence TTGAGATTCGGCCACGTGACGATCGACGACTGCAGAGAAAAGTTCAAAAGCTACTTGGTAAAGCACAACTTGCGCATGACTGGCCAGCGCATGGCAATCTTCGAAGCCGTCTTCAAGGAGACCTCACACTTCACGGCCGAGGAGCTACTGGACAAAGCTCGCGAAATCGACCGCACCGTTTCCCGCGCCACCGTCTACCGCTCGCTCCCCATCCTCGTCGAGGGCAACCTCGTGCGCGAGGTCGACATCGGCTCCAGCACGATGTATTACATGCCCAACACGGAGGAGGATCCGCACAAGGCCCAGGTAATCTGCAACGACTGCCAGAAAATTTTCGAAATCAGCGCCCCCTTCCTGCAGTGGTACGGCAATAGCGTATCCGGAAAATTGGGACTCACCCCCATCAGCCAACGCCTGCAAGTGACCGCTTCCTGCGAGGAGCTGAAAGCCAACGGCGTTTGCAAGAAGGGCAACGAAGTTCCCGAGCAGTAG
- the priA gene encoding replication restart helicase PriA, with amino-acid sequence MSLDATVVCVWLMSGFDRPLHYRLPDSMVENAEPGSLVNVPLGRRQTIGLIVEKDCQPDLPLMQLKLVLNLVYPVPVMTPALLKLGAWLRQYYGASIQNVLETMIPGPVRQGMRAKEEKYVSAVKEADAETLAALEKRAPKQAELYQFLAQQFRPQKKSLVLSRLDASPAAYTGLLKKGLIKEEARKVERVAYDDELGDVEYASKQEIVLNDEQDACYRSIAESVRAGKFTTHLLYGVTGSGKTEVYIAAMEEALKAGKSVLFLVPEVALTPQTVGRLRSRFTEHKDAHAVVWHSSLSDGERLDAWMALATGTARVVVGARSAVFAPLPNLGLVIVDEEHEPAFKQDETPRYHGRDVAVYRSFLENVVCVLGSATPSLESYRNVKLGKYKEDRLTKRIDDRQLPMMHVVDMRIEMMRTRKPVTISNLLAEKLRDRWEKGEQSILFINRRGYNASMLCNECGHVEECKHCSIPMTFHRSDNTLKCHLCGHEAEPPWRCPECKSDSIRGKGSGTQRIEDVVKSILPRASVVRIDTDTMGKKHLFREILGDFRKGKIDLLVGTQMIAKGLDFPNVTLVGMVDADLSLHVPDFRANERTFQLLVQVSGRAGRGDLAGEVVVQTFTPHAEPIQFARRGEVDEFLEVEIQSREQFQYPPFRHLVRQVFRSRNGDKAMFFAEQFARKVEARMGNKIEMRGPTPCSIEKMKDHYRFHIWYFTQNVSGLMRVLKEVEAEVPLPKDVMQIFDVDPMSVS; translated from the coding sequence ATGAGTCTCGACGCCACAGTGGTTTGCGTGTGGTTGATGTCCGGATTTGACCGGCCGCTGCATTACCGTTTGCCGGATTCCATGGTGGAAAACGCCGAACCGGGCTCGCTGGTGAACGTGCCTTTGGGGCGTCGCCAAACCATCGGGCTGATCGTGGAGAAGGACTGCCAGCCGGACTTGCCGCTGATGCAGCTCAAGCTGGTTTTGAACCTTGTCTATCCAGTGCCCGTGATGACGCCCGCCTTGCTCAAGCTGGGAGCGTGGCTTCGCCAGTACTACGGAGCCTCCATCCAAAACGTATTGGAAACCATGATACCGGGCCCTGTACGGCAGGGGATGAGGGCTAAGGAGGAAAAGTACGTCTCCGCCGTGAAGGAAGCGGATGCGGAAACCTTGGCCGCTTTGGAGAAGAGGGCTCCCAAGCAGGCGGAGCTCTACCAGTTCTTGGCCCAACAGTTTCGCCCGCAAAAGAAGAGTTTGGTGCTGAGCCGGCTTGATGCCTCGCCGGCAGCTTACACGGGACTCTTGAAAAAAGGGCTTATCAAGGAGGAGGCTCGCAAGGTGGAGCGGGTGGCCTACGACGACGAGCTGGGCGACGTGGAGTACGCGAGCAAGCAGGAAATCGTGCTCAACGACGAGCAGGACGCTTGCTACCGCAGCATTGCCGAGAGCGTGCGTGCTGGAAAATTCACTACGCACTTGCTTTACGGGGTGACGGGATCGGGCAAGACGGAAGTCTACATCGCGGCCATGGAGGAAGCCCTCAAGGCCGGCAAGAGCGTGCTCTTTCTGGTGCCGGAAGTGGCGCTCACCCCGCAGACGGTGGGGCGGCTGCGCTCGCGTTTCACTGAGCACAAGGACGCGCACGCGGTGGTGTGGCACAGCAGTTTGTCGGACGGGGAGCGTTTGGACGCGTGGATGGCTTTGGCCACGGGAACGGCTCGCGTAGTGGTGGGGGCACGCTCGGCGGTGTTCGCTCCGCTGCCGAATCTCGGTCTGGTCATCGTGGACGAGGAGCACGAGCCGGCTTTCAAGCAGGACGAGACGCCGCGATACCACGGACGCGACGTAGCGGTCTACCGGTCTTTTTTGGAGAACGTGGTTTGCGTGCTCGGCAGCGCCACCCCTTCGCTGGAGAGCTACCGCAACGTAAAGCTCGGCAAGTACAAGGAGGACCGCTTGACCAAGCGCATCGACGACCGGCAGCTGCCCATGATGCATGTAGTCGACATGCGCATCGAAATGATGCGTACCCGAAAACCGGTTACGATATCAAATCTGCTGGCAGAAAAACTGCGGGACCGCTGGGAAAAGGGGGAGCAGAGCATCCTCTTCATCAACCGTCGCGGCTACAACGCGAGCATGCTCTGCAACGAGTGCGGGCATGTGGAGGAGTGCAAGCACTGCAGCATTCCCATGACCTTCCATCGTAGCGACAACACCTTGAAGTGTCACCTTTGCGGACACGAAGCGGAGCCGCCCTGGCGTTGTCCGGAGTGCAAGAGCGATTCGATTCGCGGCAAGGGGAGCGGCACCCAGCGGATCGAGGACGTGGTGAAGAGCATCTTGCCGCGGGCCAGCGTGGTGCGGATCGACACCGATACCATGGGTAAGAAGCACCTCTTTCGCGAGATCCTGGGAGACTTTCGCAAGGGCAAGATCGACTTGCTGGTGGGGACCCAGATGATCGCCAAAGGCTTGGACTTTCCGAACGTCACGCTGGTGGGGATGGTGGATGCGGACTTGTCTCTGCATGTGCCGGACTTCCGGGCCAACGAGCGGACCTTTCAGTTGCTGGTTCAAGTCTCGGGGCGGGCGGGTCGCGGCGACTTGGCGGGCGAGGTGGTGGTGCAGACCTTCACGCCGCACGCGGAGCCGATCCAGTTTGCCCGCCGCGGGGAGGTGGACGAGTTTTTGGAAGTGGAAATCCAGTCGCGGGAGCAGTTCCAGTATCCGCCGTTCCGGCATCTCGTACGGCAGGTTTTCCGTAGTCGTAACGGGGACAAGGCCATGTTCTTCGCCGAGCAGTTCGCTCGTAAAGTGGAAGCTCGCATGGGCAACAAGATCGAGATGCGTGGGCCGACGCCTTGCTCCATCGAGAAGATGAAAGATCACTACCGTTTCCACATCTGGTACTTCACGCAAAACGTGAGCGGCCTGATGCGGGTGCTCAAGGAAGTGGAGGCGGAGGTGCCCCTGCCCAAGGACGTGATGCAGATCTTCGACGTGGATCCGATGTCGGTGAGCTAG
- a CDS encoding chemotaxis protein CheX translates to MQQTFPISDEELEALAKNSIDSVFSTMLDRSAVVKEVIKVDETSHSEGMQLPMDANTPMIAGTVGFLGNLTGIIYIFMELPLAMEATCKLLDMEESDIGAEDHELVNDAIGELTNMIVGTFKNDLSNKGYECRMTIPSILRGSNFSIEPAEVALRRIFKFDCDGRSFVIDVLMKEEN, encoded by the coding sequence ATGCAGCAGACATTCCCCATTTCAGACGAGGAGCTAGAAGCTCTAGCCAAAAATTCGATCGACAGCGTCTTCAGCACTATGCTCGATCGTTCCGCCGTTGTTAAAGAGGTCATCAAAGTTGACGAGACGAGCCATTCGGAAGGAATGCAGCTCCCGATGGACGCCAACACCCCGATGATCGCAGGAACCGTTGGCTTCCTCGGCAACCTCACTGGCATCATCTACATTTTTATGGAGCTTCCTCTCGCGATGGAAGCAACTTGCAAGCTCCTCGACATGGAGGAGAGCGATATCGGCGCGGAAGACCACGAGCTGGTGAACGACGCTATCGGCGAGCTAACCAACATGATCGTTGGCACCTTCAAGAACGACCTGAGCAACAAGGGTTACGAGTGCCGCATGACGATCCCCTCCATTCTACGTGGTTCGAACTTTTCGATCGAACCCGCGGAAGTTGCCCTCAGGCGCATCTTTAAGTTCGATTGCGACGGCCGATCCTTCGTCATCGACGTCCTCATGAAAGAAGAAAACTGA
- a CDS encoding response regulator, with protein MRLKILTVDDSKTVRIIVKKSFKGFDCEITEAQNGVEGLAMAAKVNPDIILLDITMPVMDGVEMLTKLKSDPTLKSIPVIMLTAEAGRENVMKIAKIGVRDYIVKPFKEDVLVDKVSRVVDLRPAGEAAPVQKKIDDPIDILVVDDKPAIISQITEGFSHTPWNVKGVSSTGEAIDFCQKKLPDCIIISLSLAEDAAITLFRIIRSNAKTKYVPLFGLSVKTAVEEQARAQQAGFSTIIHKPIDFEELEAKIGKAVNLDASGKYFQMGEGYMTVKLPKSCNAAVVNEISTYLKVKTSEAVNAGIAKIIFDAQNVASLNMDVIKLLLHSMKTCRDLSLRYALTGNDVVIEESKKFEESKDWKFCDSLETAKASI; from the coding sequence ATGCGACTAAAAATCCTAACTGTAGACGATTCCAAGACAGTCCGTATCATCGTCAAAAAGTCCTTCAAGGGCTTCGACTGTGAAATAACAGAAGCGCAGAATGGTGTCGAAGGCCTCGCTATGGCGGCGAAGGTTAACCCAGACATCATCCTCCTCGACATCACCATGCCGGTCATGGATGGCGTCGAAATGCTCACCAAGCTCAAGTCCGACCCGACCCTCAAGTCGATCCCAGTCATCATGCTCACTGCGGAAGCGGGGCGTGAAAACGTCATGAAGATCGCCAAGATCGGGGTGCGCGACTACATCGTAAAACCTTTCAAGGAGGACGTGCTCGTCGATAAGGTGAGCCGTGTGGTAGACCTCCGTCCAGCCGGCGAAGCCGCTCCTGTTCAGAAGAAGATCGACGACCCGATCGATATTCTTGTGGTGGACGACAAGCCAGCGATCATCAGCCAGATCACCGAAGGCTTCAGTCATACGCCATGGAACGTCAAGGGCGTCTCTTCCACTGGCGAAGCGATCGACTTCTGCCAAAAGAAGCTTCCTGACTGTATCATCATCAGCCTTTCTTTGGCGGAAGACGCAGCGATCACTCTGTTCCGTATCATTCGTTCCAACGCCAAGACCAAGTACGTTCCGCTATTTGGCCTGTCGGTAAAGACTGCGGTAGAGGAGCAGGCCCGAGCTCAGCAAGCGGGCTTCAGCACCATTATCCACAAGCCGATCGATTTCGAGGAGCTGGAAGCGAAGATAGGCAAGGCTGTCAATTTGGACGCTTCCGGAAAGTACTTCCAGATGGGCGAAGGCTATATGACCGTGAAGCTACCAAAGAGCTGCAACGCGGCGGTGGTCAACGAAATCAGCACTTACCTCAAGGTGAAGACCAGCGAAGCCGTGAACGCGGGAATCGCCAAGATCATCTTCGACGCCCAGAACGTCGCCTCTCTGAACATGGACGTGATCAAGCTCCTTCTCCACTCGATGAAGACTTGCCGCGACCTGAGCCTCCGTTATGCCCTCACCGGCAACGACGTGGTGATCGAAGAGAGCAAGAAGTTCGAAGAGTCGAAGGACTGGAAGTTCTGCGACTCTCTCGAGACCGCCAAGGCTTCCATCTAG
- a CDS encoding glutamate--tRNA ligase, whose translation MSQVRVRFAPSPTGSTHIGTARTALFNWLYARKTGGKLVLRIEDTDKERNTDAALEELLNGLKWLGINWDEGPEVGGESGPYFQSQRGDLYKEYLQKLLDADRAYEKDGAIFFKLEGERYTEYDDYHKAEVEKVRTEPVVIEDVIRGNVTRREERDFVIVRSNGDPSFHFVNVVDDIAMGITHVLRGEDHLPNTSKHVELFKAFGVKPPVYAHMPMILKDPAQGKGKMSKRDRGALIEEYQQRDFLPEAVVNFIALLGWSPKDDQEVLSIDELIERFDIKDLQKAGARFDEKKMSHINFEHMKRLPIDRYLPPAVSALGKAGLVDADTDADYLKSVLQLCQQKINSFEDLPSFAAYFFTDDYTVDPKTEKKLLKKADAAERIQEVIPVLEGLDSFDAITLERGIQALADEKELKIFAYFPLLRFAVSGVGGGPDLLPMLETLGREKVVARLKKLSANL comes from the coding sequence ATGTCACAGGTACGCGTAAGATTCGCTCCCAGCCCTACTGGGTCCACCCATATCGGCACCGCCCGCACGGCTCTCTTCAACTGGCTGTACGCTCGCAAGACCGGCGGCAAGCTGGTGCTCCGCATCGAGGACACCGACAAGGAACGCAATACCGACGCAGCCCTCGAAGAGCTGCTAAACGGCTTGAAGTGGTTGGGTATCAACTGGGACGAGGGCCCGGAAGTCGGCGGCGAATCAGGCCCCTACTTCCAAAGCCAGCGCGGCGATCTCTATAAAGAATACCTGCAGAAGCTTCTCGACGCCGACCGTGCCTACGAGAAGGACGGGGCCATCTTCTTTAAGCTAGAGGGCGAGCGCTACACCGAGTACGACGACTACCACAAGGCGGAAGTCGAAAAGGTTCGCACCGAGCCGGTGGTCATCGAAGACGTCATCCGCGGCAACGTCACCCGCCGCGAAGAGCGCGACTTCGTTATCGTGCGCTCCAACGGCGACCCTTCCTTCCACTTTGTCAACGTGGTCGACGACATCGCCATGGGCATCACCCACGTGCTGCGCGGCGAAGACCACTTGCCGAACACCTCCAAGCACGTGGAGCTCTTCAAGGCCTTCGGCGTGAAGCCACCCGTCTACGCCCACATGCCCATGATCTTAAAGGATCCCGCCCAGGGTAAGGGCAAGATGTCCAAGCGCGACCGCGGGGCCCTCATCGAAGAGTACCAGCAACGTGACTTCCTTCCCGAAGCAGTGGTCAACTTCATCGCCCTGCTCGGCTGGTCCCCCAAGGACGACCAGGAGGTGCTCTCCATCGACGAGCTGATCGAACGCTTCGACATCAAGGACCTGCAAAAAGCTGGCGCCCGCTTCGACGAGAAGAAGATGTCCCACATCAACTTCGAACACATGAAGCGCCTACCTATCGATCGCTATCTGCCACCCGCCGTCAGCGCCCTCGGCAAGGCTGGATTAGTCGATGCCGACACCGACGCGGACTACCTCAAAAGCGTGCTTCAGCTTTGCCAACAGAAGATAAATAGCTTCGAGGATCTTCCCAGCTTCGCCGCCTACTTTTTCACCGACGACTACACCGTCGATCCTAAAACCGAGAAGAAGCTGCTCAAAAAAGCAGACGCGGCCGAGCGTATCCAAGAAGTCATACCCGTTTTGGAAGGCCTCGATTCCTTCGACGCCATCACGCTTGAGCGCGGCATCCAAGCGCTAGCGGACGAAAAGGAGCTGAAGATCTTCGCCTACTTCCCCCTCCTGCGCTTCGCGGTCAGCGGAGTCGGCGGCGGCCCCGACCTGCTTCCCATGCTCGAAACCCTCGGCCGCGAAAAAGTGGTCGCCCGCCTCAAGAAGCTCTCGGCGAACCTCTAA